One segment of Dolichospermum sp. DET69 DNA contains the following:
- a CDS encoding GUN4 domain-containing protein — protein sequence MLVYFTIPLIILTPEAINNPIGNFIMTLGFLFLPFFLIYFFVEEDMKKVSQYIALFTNNQLYQKNISKFIASIAKYAILIIICLIPFLSFLSSYQIQDWIYWHPQHRQENYTKLGQYLQAKNWEDADKETQSLMLKITNRENKNWLSTRAIETFPCEALQNIDKLWLNASQDRFGFSIQTEIWKRENSGQINFYDEIDHKFHQKVGWKQESINNTKSNLKLSTDTPIGHFPKPVGTSFGKACVGSLDRLWFGQSMGCYQKIFIRIDNCQPLGGIKN from the coding sequence ATGTTAGTATATTTTACCATACCTCTAATTATTCTCACACCAGAAGCTATCAATAATCCTATCGGTAATTTTATTATGACCTTGGGATTTTTGTTTTTACCATTTTTCCTCATATATTTTTTTGTAGAGGAGGATATGAAAAAAGTTTCTCAGTATATTGCTTTATTCACAAATAATCAACTTTATCAAAAAAATATTTCTAAATTTATTGCTTCTATAGCTAAGTATGCGATTCTGATAATAATATGTTTAATTCCCTTCTTATCTTTTTTGTCCTCATATCAAATTCAAGATTGGATTTATTGGCATCCTCAACATAGACAAGAAAATTATACTAAATTGGGTCAATATTTACAAGCTAAAAACTGGGAAGATGCTGACAAAGAAACACAATCATTAATGTTGAAAATCACTAATAGAGAAAATAAGAACTGGTTAAGTACCAGAGCTATAGAAACTTTTCCTTGCGAAGCATTACAGAATATAGATAAATTATGGTTAAATGCTAGTCAAGATAGATTTGGATTTAGTATACAAACTGAAATTTGGAAACGTGAAAATAGTGGTCAAATTAATTTTTATGATGAAATAGATCATAAATTTCATCAAAAAGTAGGATGGAAACAAGAAAGTATAAATAATACAAAATCTAATTTAAAATTATCCACAGATACCCCAATAGGACATTTTCCTAAACCTGTGGGAACATCTTTTGGAAAAGCCTGTGTAGGTAGTTTAGATAGGCTTTGGTTTGGACAATCAATGGGTTGTTATCAAAAAATATTTATTCGCATAGATAATTGTCAACCCTTGGGGGGAATTAAAAATTAA
- a CDS encoding alanine--glyoxylate aminotransferase family protein has product MTFAFSINDSQRLGLEPLDVPHRLLLGPGPSNTHPAVLQAMNTAPVGHLDPAFLTLMDEIQSLLRYTWQTENPHTIAVSGTGTAAMEATLANSVEPGEVVLICVAGYFGNRLVDMAGRYGADVRTITKPWGQVFNLEEISAAVATYKPAILALVHAETSTGARQPLEGVGELCRQHGTLLLVDTVTSLGGVPIFLDEWGVDLAYSCSQKGLGCSPGASPFTMSARAMEKLHKRQSKVANWYLDMTLLGKYWGSDRTYHHTAPINLYYGLREALRLVAEEGLASCWQRHQKNVEYLWEGLEDIGLKMHVEKEFRLPTLTTVCIPEGVNGKSVARQLLIEHNIEIGGGLGELAGKVWRVGLMGFNSRPESVDKFIAALGTMISNN; this is encoded by the coding sequence ATGACATTCGCTTTTTCCATCAACGATAGTCAGCGTTTAGGACTCGAACCCCTAGATGTTCCCCACCGTCTCTTATTGGGGCCAGGTCCTTCCAACACTCATCCAGCGGTATTACAGGCGATGAATACTGCACCTGTAGGGCATTTAGATCCGGCTTTTTTAACCCTGATGGATGAGATTCAATCTCTGTTGCGTTACACATGGCAAACAGAAAACCCCCATACTATCGCCGTCAGTGGCACGGGTACAGCCGCAATGGAAGCCACTTTAGCTAATTCTGTCGAACCGGGTGAGGTGGTATTAATTTGTGTAGCTGGTTATTTCGGTAATCGTTTGGTAGATATGGCAGGCAGATATGGCGCAGATGTCAGAACTATTACTAAACCCTGGGGACAAGTTTTCAATTTAGAGGAAATCAGTGCCGCAGTAGCTACCTATAAACCAGCAATTTTAGCTTTAGTTCATGCAGAAACTTCCACAGGCGCTCGTCAACCCTTGGAGGGTGTGGGGGAATTGTGTCGTCAACATGGAACTTTGTTGTTAGTAGATACTGTTACCAGTTTGGGTGGTGTTCCTATCTTTTTGGATGAGTGGGGCGTTGATTTGGCTTATAGTTGTAGCCAAAAGGGTTTGGGTTGCTCTCCAGGTGCGTCACCGTTTACCATGAGTGCGCGGGCCATGGAGAAGTTGCACAAGCGTCAATCGAAGGTGGCAAACTGGTATTTAGATATGACTTTGTTGGGGAAATATTGGGGAAGCGATCGCACATATCACCACACCGCGCCAATTAATTTGTATTATGGTTTAAGGGAAGCTTTGCGTTTGGTGGCAGAAGAAGGTTTAGCAAGTTGTTGGCAACGGCATCAAAAAAATGTCGAGTATCTGTGGGAAGGTTTGGAAGATATCGGTTTAAAAATGCACGTGGAGAAGGAATTCAGATTACCAACTTTAACGACTGTTTGTATTCCTGAAGGAGTAAATGGTAAGTCTGTGGCTCGGCAGTTGTTAATTGAGCATAATATTGAGATTGGTGGCGGTTTGGGTGAACTTGCTGGTAAGGTTTGGCGTGTGGGTTTGATGGGTTTTAATAGTCGTCCTGAAAGCGTGGATAAGTTTATAGCTGCACTAGGAACAATGATCTCTAATAATTAG
- a CDS encoding NACHT domain-containing protein, with amino-acid sequence MDLPRKRKRGSILTIQGLNKLENAIKIKEYSENNGKRFTLNNLYEQTRLDPHTLCKIFNRNVRVDTKSLVKCFKAFNLVLEADDYQSSLPVPLVKQETHSTQFPIQPLQPQIQPYGNYGLAPDVSVFYGRTAELATLNQWIQVNRCQLIMVLGMGGMGKTTLIAKLMQGFTKSTDSSLSEFKYVIWRSLHHAPTVQETLTDLIHILSDQKAINLPKSPDQLISKLMQYLHQTRCLLVLDNLESILQWGERGGSYREGFESYGQLIRTIGESTHKSCLIIISREPPIAFSLLEKKANSIKLLILKGLLPEDGLKILQSEGIDETQAEWQTLHNHYGGNPLMLKIVATTIHFLFSSKIDIFLAHDVTVFGDIYDLLDQQFQRLSDLDKTVIYSLAIHRKPILMPELLNEIIPPVTSQKLLGILESLKLRSLIEFNGNGFTIQNDVIEYVTNQFG; translated from the coding sequence ATGGATCTACCAAGAAAACGTAAACGTGGGTCAATCCTCACGATTCAAGGTTTAAATAAACTTGAGAACGCCATAAAAATAAAGGAATATAGTGAAAATAACGGCAAGCGATTTACCCTAAACAATCTCTATGAACAGACTCGCTTAGACCCTCATACTTTATGCAAAATTTTTAACCGCAACGTCAGAGTTGATACAAAGTCTCTAGTCAAATGCTTCAAAGCATTTAATCTGGTGCTAGAGGCTGATGATTATCAATCATCTCTTCCCGTCCCATTAGTTAAACAAGAAACACACTCAACACAATTCCCTATCCAACCTCTACAGCCTCAAATTCAGCCTTATGGAAATTATGGTTTAGCCCCCGATGTCTCCGTTTTCTATGGACGCACCGCAGAACTGGCAACATTGAACCAGTGGATTCAGGTTAATCGCTGTCAATTAATCATGGTGTTAGGTATGGGTGGTATGGGCAAAACCACTCTCATAGCCAAGTTAATGCAAGGCTTTACCAAAAGCACAGACTCGTCATTATCAGAATTTAAGTATGTCATTTGGCGATCTCTTCATCATGCTCCCACTGTCCAAGAAACCTTAACTGATCTAATTCACATCCTCTCTGACCAGAAAGCCATTAATTTACCAAAATCTCCAGATCAACTAATATCAAAGTTAATGCAGTATCTCCATCAAACTCGTTGTTTGCTGGTTTTGGATAATCTAGAATCCATTCTGCAATGGGGAGAACGAGGGGGATCTTATCGAGAAGGGTTTGAAAGCTATGGACAACTGATTAGAACAATTGGGGAGTCTACCCACAAAAGTTGTTTAATTATCATCAGTCGAGAACCACCCATCGCATTTAGTCTACTAGAGAAAAAAGCCAATTCGATTAAATTACTGATCCTGAAAGGGCTGCTTCCTGAAGACGGACTCAAGATTTTACAATCAGAAGGCATTGACGAAACTCAAGCAGAATGGCAAACATTACATAATCACTATGGCGGAAATCCCCTCATGCTGAAAATTGTCGCCACCACTATTCATTTTCTATTTTCTAGCAAAATTGATATTTTTTTAGCCCACGATGTCACCGTCTTTGGCGATATTTACGATTTATTAGATCAACAATTTCAACGCTTATCAGATTTAGATAAAACCGTGATCTATTCCTTAGCAATTCACCGCAAACCCATATTAATGCCAGAATTACTAAACGAGATTATTCCCCCTGTTACTTCCCAGAAACTATTGGGAATACTAGAGAGTTTGAAATTGCGATCTTTGATTGAATTCAATGGAAACGGATTCACAATACAAAACGATGTGATAGAATATGTTACCAATCAGTTTGGATAA
- a CDS encoding lipase family protein: MFYSEGFDLDIALELGQLINNAYQQYEQRDNDSQSQTWQPDGYTIRTTFKSKQNEDTVPFGFVAEKNSNVYIIFRGTRTASEWTDNAEINQTESQSIADWGESKTTAGFNDIYSELSPNIISDLKDLKKISAQKKIFVSGHSLGGALATLCVADILTKTNFKSTDLELYTFASPRTGNIEFATEFLSRKIYSWRIFNTEDIVPYLPLATLNLKTEAFGLQKFGEKFVANILEKVFNLPESIMGSDLTFQHIGIPIAITFQLGNIPDNHNLDKYLEILSKSSNLY; the protein is encoded by the coding sequence ATGTTTTATTCTGAAGGTTTTGATTTAGATATCGCTCTTGAATTAGGTCAACTAATTAATAATGCTTACCAACAATACGAACAACGCGATAATGATTCCCAGTCACAGACATGGCAGCCTGATGGTTACACTATAAGAACCACATTTAAATCTAAGCAAAATGAAGATACTGTCCCTTTTGGATTTGTTGCAGAGAAAAATAGTAATGTCTATATAATTTTCAGAGGAACAAGAACAGCTTCTGAGTGGACTGATAATGCCGAGATAAATCAAACAGAATCACAATCCATTGCTGATTGGGGTGAAAGTAAAACAACTGCTGGGTTTAATGACATTTACAGTGAACTATCCCCAAATATTATTTCAGATTTAAAAGATTTAAAGAAGATATCAGCACAAAAGAAAATCTTTGTTTCTGGACATAGTTTAGGTGGAGCTTTAGCTACTTTATGTGTCGCAGACATTTTGACAAAAACTAACTTTAAATCAACTGATTTAGAACTATATACTTTTGCTAGTCCACGGACAGGTAATATAGAATTTGCTACAGAATTTTTATCTCGCAAAATATATTCTTGGCGTATTTTTAACACTGAGGATATTGTTCCTTATTTACCATTGGCAACACTGAATCTAAAAACAGAAGCATTCGGCTTGCAAAAATTTGGCGAAAAATTTGTTGCCAATATTTTAGAAAAAGTCTTCAATTTACCAGAGTCCATAATGGGTAGTGATTTGACTTTTCAGCATATTGGTATCCCGATTGCAATTACGTTTCAATTAGGGAACATTCCTGACAATCATAACCTAGATAAATATCTGGAAATCTTATCTAAATCTTCTAATTTATATTAA